Sequence from the Mesotoga sp. Brook.08.105.5.1 genome:
CTGCAAAAGACTTCTCTGCTCTGAGTCCGTTTATTGTGTAAACCATGTTTTTCTTGAGATATATCTCCCCGGTCAGAGCGAAGTTGAAGGTTCTATCATACCAGAAGACAGTGTCAAGAGTCAGTCGGCCTTCGGAAGTCGTTTCTTCTCCGTTTCTGCTTATATAGTAAGCTCCCTCCGCAAGGAGAGCCAGAGGGCTCCTCAACTGGGGAACATATGCGAGGCCGGCCTGGACTTCAAATCTGCTGCTCTGGGTCTTCAGGTCGTTCGTGAAGAGAATGTGATATGCCGGTCTAAGCCTATCAAGATCGAGATACTCTCCCCGGCTCTCTATAAGAAATCGCGACAGGGCGAATCCGGTGTCAAATCTTAGATCTGTATCCAGCCTGAGTTTGAGGGACTCAATCTCACGGTTCTCTATACCTACATGCAGGGCGTAGAAGTCCTCGGTGTTCGAGCCAACGAGAGTGTGTCTGCCCTGTAAGAGGAAATCCAGATTGACGATGCCCGGAGAATAGGAGGCAGTGTAACCGGCTCCAATCGAGACCCTGTCCGAAAGAATCGCCTCGAGATCTATCTTCCCCGTATCCAGCGTATAGCCAAAGCCGATAATTGTGGTGAACCTTAGATCCGGCAGAAACTCTATCTTCTCTTTTGCTGTTATAGAGACCTTGCCAAGTTTCTTCAATATGTATGGAGTCAGCGACAGTTTTACCCTGCCCGCTCCGGAATAGTCAAATACTACATCTCCTCCTGCAAAGAGAGACTCGCCGATACCAAAGTCGGTCCTCAAAGAGAGACCCGCGACCGGACTGACTCCTCTAAGTCCCAGACTGATTTCCCCGCTGAGCCTGGTCTTGTCCAGCGATAACCTCGGTCTTGCGGTGAGCCGGACTTCATTTTCCAGACCGTCCTGCTTATGTATCAGAGACTCCTTGAGCGAGACTTCAGTCATAACCTGACCTGCTTTGAAGTCTCTCAGCAGCTCAAGCGAGAGGGTTCCCGTCTTAGCCTTTTCATCGAAGCTGTATCCCGAGAGCAGCTTCAGCTCAAATACCTTTGGATTGAGTTCAAGACTGAAACCGAAGCCTGAAAAGGGTCTGGAATTGCCCGGCGCCTTGAAGTCTCTGTCCAGGTGAGCTTCCAGATTACCGACGACCGTCTTGCTCACAAACTTCAGCGCCCCTGCGGCCCGAAATCCGAAGTCTCCGGTGTCCGAGGAGACCAGCAGTTCCAACGAAGGCGAAAGGCCTTCGGAAATGCTTCCGTCCACCTTCAAAGACGCAAACCGGTAGCCTTCACTTAGGCCTCTGAATAGTCCGGTCAGGGTATACTTCCAGCCCGAAGAAGAGTAAGTTAGATACGCCATCATGTCGAGATCTCCCGGCGAGGTCGAATCGGTAGAATAAACTGCCTCGATCCACACCGGGTTGAAGTCCAGATCGAAATAAGGAACAGGTTTACTGAAGATCAGCAGTCTATTCGAATTGTAGAGGGTGTAGTCTTCTCCCCTTCTCAAAACCCGTCGAGTGATTATCTCGCCTTCGCTGTCTCTGGTGATTAGGCTTATAGTCTCGCCCCCCGAAGCCGGTACTTCAGACAGGTAATAAGGACCTCGTATACCCTCTCCCCTGAACTCCTCGGTCCTCTTTCCCCTGTAAACTGGATTCACGAAGAGTTTGTAGGAAAAGACATCGCCGCTGTATTCGCTGGAAAGACCCGTTCCACTTGACAGAAAGCCCGTGCTTCCGCGGGTTTCAAACGTATAGTCTCCAAGTTGAACGTTGAAATGCCCGATTTCATAGCGCAGAAAATACGGGCGAGATGAGGGAGCTAGCGTACCCTTTATCGATTCGTCGCCATGGGTGATATACGTATCGAAATCGGCCGACGATTCTTCACCGAAACGGAAGGTAAGCAAACCTTTATCGATATTGAGGCGACCGAAAACACCGCCTTCAAAGGACAGCGAACGATCTTTTAAGCTGTACTGAAGCTGTGTGCTTCCTGTTATAAGCGGTGGACGCGATTCGACTGCATACTCCAGACGAACATCTTTAGACAGATCACCGTACCTTACAGAGAAGTCTACTGCATAAGCCTGAGCCGTGGGCTTCAATTTAAGTTTAGAGACGCCATTTTCGAGCTTCAGTCTCGTTCCGTCCCAGTCGGAGGGTTCCAGGACGATATGCGAATCGAGACCTTCAATAATGAGAGTTCCACCGACCGATGATGGGACGCCCCTTTCATCGACCAGCGAGATTACGACCAGTACCTCTGTCACACCGTCGGCGGTGAGTATAAGTGGCTCGGTCGAGACTCTGAATTCAAAGGGCTCTCCGGAGAGATATACCTCTATCTCCTTGCTGCCTTTTGCAGTTCCATCCTGCCAGTCTAGCCTTATTCTATTCCTTCCGGGATTCAACTTCACATTGAAGTACTTCACAAAAAGCCAGAGGCCGTCTGCGTCGTTGGCCTTCTGACCTATCTGGCTCTCGGGAACGACAATATCGTTTACGTAGAGAGTGTGGCGGCTTTCTATGGGCATTGCCACCTCTACCATGAGTCTGTCAACGCCGACAAATTCCTGTCCGTTCAACGGTGTGACTATATAACCGTAATCGGAGAACATGGAGGGATCTAGACTCTGATTTCCAGAGACTATTAGCGACGCGGCGTCAAAGCCTTTGAGAGTCAGCGGATTTCTATATGTTATCGTCTCAACGATTCTCTCCCTGTGGATCAGCGGTATATCTATGATAGTGTACATTCCCGGCAGCGTCTCGATCATGAAAGATCTGTCGTCTCCAAGCGATCGGCTATCCTGATTCGGCGAAAGCCTGTAAGGCGTCACGTCAATATCTACCTTGACGATGTGGAGCCCCGGTTTCAGCCTGTCGAAATGAAACAGTCCGTCCTTATCCGTAACGACGAAGGAACCGTCCTGAAGGAGCAGTCTGACGGGCAGAGGTTTGCTGTCATCTTTATCGTAGAAGCCGTTTCCATTTTCATCTACATAAATCCTGCCTATGATTCCAGTGCCCGTATTCATAGGCCTGAAGACGCGCACGTCGACGACAGAGGGTTCTGTTACCACTTCCGTGCTGTACTCTTCGGATAAAATCGTACCGATAGCCCTGACCATGTTTTTCAGGAATTCTCCGGTAAACTCGTCGAGTCTCAGACGGTAAACTACCCTGGACTTCTCTCCAGGCTTCAGGTCTCTAAGATTATCGAAGATCAGCATATCTTCAAGTATCAGAGGCTCTACGGGTTCGCCGTCGATGCTTCCGCTTCCCTCGACGTAAGAGGTCCCCGGCGGGATTCTATCCTCCAGCCTGAGTTCAGTTACAGTTGCTATGGTACTGGGGTTTGACACCTCGATAGTGTAGGTAATCTCCGACCCCAGCTCAACGATCGAAGGAGAGGCCAGCTTCACGAGCTCCAGACTACCGTGGAAGATCTTCACGGAGACCCTTTCTGAGTCTTCGAAAGTTCCATCGCCGGAGACGGTTGCCGTGTTCTCAATTACGGTCCCTTCAGCGAGACCGTCAACCGTAGTGCATTTAAAGGTAATCTCCACACTCTCCAGAGGATCAAGAGAGTCGAACTCGACCGTGAGTATTCTCTCTTGACTGTTGAATGAAACCGTAGCCTCTTTTGAAACCTCAATTTCGTACGGAGCCGAAAGGAGCGAGGAAATAGGATCGCTAACCGTGATCTTTCCGGTCGAACTTTCAGACTCGTTCTCCACCGAGATAAGGAAACGCACTTCGGCCTTTGGCATTAAAAGCGAGCTCGAGAGAACGACTTTGGATATGCTTAGACTGTCTGACTTCCTGATATGTGGAATTATATCTATCGTTCTGTTCTCCTCGTTGCCCATTACGGTTTTGGGTATGAACTTAAAGCCTTTCTCGAAATTACTGCCGCTAACGCCTTCGGGAATAGTTGCCTCCAGTATTATATCTACCTCTTGCCCGGGAGCAACGACCCCGACATCCACATAACCGCTTCCGTCTGTGTCCGTCAGAGGAACTCCCGTATCGTCTTTGAAGACGAATCCCCAGCCGTCTAGCTGAAAGTTGGCACTTTCGATAAGCAGATCCATTACACCCGGCGCGTTTCCGTCGTTCTTCAGAGTATGACGGAATATGACAGTATCACCATCGAAAACCGTAATAGTGCTGACCGTAGTGTCCTCAGGAGTCATTTCCGGCGCGTCCGGGTATCCGAAAGGACCTAGAAGAGGGACTCCCAGAGCCGGAATGGTGAAATCGACAGTATTTGTCTTTGAGGACCATGTTGTTCCAAGCCTCGAGTAAGAAACACTGGCGGTGTTGTAGCGCCTGCCTGCCGCAACGTTCTTTGGGAAGAAGACATCGAAAGATATTTCGACAGACTGCCCTGGACTAACCGGACCGAAGGTGAGCTCGAAGCCCTTTATCTCTTCATCGTTCTGTGGCGGCTCGGGCAACCAATCCAGACCATCGAAGTAGCGGGCGGAGAAATCGTAATTTGAAAAGAGAGAAGCGGAATCGAGAACTCCGTCAACCAGGTTGCCCCCGTAGTCTATGAAGTCTTTGAGAACGAGGCTGTCCAATTCGTACTCCGAATTGTTTGTGAGGCTCACCGAGAAGGACTGCGAGCTACCCGGGAGAACGGTCTCCAGGAGTCTGGATTTTGTGGAGACGACAATCTCCTTCTCTTCCACCTTTATCTGGGCTATGTTGTCGTCATCGGTGTTGCCGGCCGGGTCTATTCCGACTATGTTGATAAAACCTTTATCGGTCAAATCACCGGTCTCTTCGAGGATAACTCTTACTATCAGCTTTTTTGAACCATCGATTTCGAGGTCGACACTATTTACCGGTGTTTTTGCCTGTCCCGAGATACCCTCTTCTCCTTCATCGAGATAAATACCGATAACTCTAAGCACCGGGGTCCCCGAGGGGCCGTCTCCAAAGATCTGAGAGGCTGAGAGCGAGATGGTTGTCGGGCTGTTTCCAAAATTTCGTGCCACGTAGTTTAGATCAACTGTGCTTCCTTCGAAACCCTCTCTTTCCTGACCGGGTTTCTCGAATGTCCCGTCGGGCTTTATCGTGAAACCATAGACGGGCAATACCGTAGTGACGACCTTATCCGAGAAGATCGTAATGTGATTGCCATCGATATCTCTGTATCTGGCAAAGGCAAAGTTCTCTATCTTAGAACCGGCAGCCGGTGCCGGGACAATCACAGTTGTCACAAAGATTAATATAAGAAGCATTACGATCTTCCTGCGCACCTAATCACCTCGCTGTCCTCATCTCTGTGATCTCCAAAGAGCTGTCCCCGAGATCACAGAGATGAAGAGCCATGGCCCGAAGGCCATGGCAATTAGATCAATAACCGTCTATCAATACCGGGAAGACAACCGTGCCTGACTGACCGGCCGTCAATGTTCCGATTATCCACTTGACGGTGGTTACAGAGGCAAGAGTGCTTTTGTCGAATGTTGCCCAGTCCTCCCATGTCACTCCGTAATCGGTGCTAACCTGAGACGGTTCGGTGAAGTTGACCGTGTCGGTTACTATTACAGGATCAAGAGAGGTGTAGAACGGAATCGTATCGTAGATGATCAGATTATTGATTGGTTCCGTTCCGGTGTCGGCATAGGTTATAGTGTAGATCAGCTGTTCGCCGGGCTTTGCATCGGTCTTATTGACGGCCTTCTCCAGAGTGACCTTTTCCGATACAACGACCGTGATATCTATAACAGTTGCCGTAACGTTAGTATCCTCCTGAACCTCGGCCTTCAGATAAGCAACATCAGTCACGCCAAGAGGTTCATCACTCGGGACCTCAAGCCTGAATATTCCTGTTATGCTAACGCCGGGCTCGAGTGTCCAAGTTGCATCCAGATTTACTGGGTTTCCGCCCTGAAGGAAAGTGAAGTCCCAGCCTCTCGTCGAGCTTGGATAGAGCTTTACAGTCACCGCTACATTACCCGTGTTTGTCAGAGTGTGCTCGTAGTCGATATTCTGCCCGGGTGCGGCCGATCCATTTCTGGATGGCAAAAGTGTAATGTGCCTGACAGCATTCACAGTGATCGTGTTTATTTGCGAGTCCTCAACTGTGGGTCTCGTCAAAGAAGTCGCAAAGAACTCCACGGGAACTGCTACTCCTGTGTAAAGGGCTCCTTCGGGGACGGTTACTCTCGCTATGATTCTGATCCCACTGTTTGGAGATACCTGACCAGTATTTGTTATAGGTATCATCTCATCTGGATCGAGAACTCCGTTTCCGTTGGTATCGATATAGAACCTCACCGTATAGCCATCAACAAGATCGGCCGAGAGGCTGAAAGTATCGCCAGCATCGGAGTTATTTACGACGTCAAGCGGGAAATATGCATAAGAGCCGGGATCGGCGTCTTTGTTTACCGAAGTCTTATCTACAGTAGTATCGGTGGCCGTTCCAGACATATTTCCGATCTTTACGGACGGGAAGGTTATTGGCTCGACCATGTCTGTTGTTGTATCGAAAGCGGCTGGAGATATCGAGGAGATCGCTTTCACGAGAGCGGTAATCGAGGTGACACCTACATCAATATCTGCGGGTATGAAGATCTTGAGTGTAATGTCGAAGGTCTCTCCCGGTGCAAGCGGACCGGTGTCCTGCATCCCGTTGTCGTCGGTATCTGGTAGTGGAGTAAGGTTCTCGGTGAAAAAGGAGATAGCGACAACATTATCCAGGCCCGCAGGAAGAACTCCAGCGATTGTAATGTTTATTATGTCCGTTGAGAGACCGGCATTCTTTACTGTATTAGTGAACTCTACCAGAGTACCGGCAACACCGGGCTTTATCGTGATATCGTTCGGATCTTCCGCTTCGGGATTGTCTTTGGGACCGATCCAGACCTTAGTCGTCTCGTTGCCCGGTCCCCCAACCATGATAGTGGAAACGTTTGAGCTCCTGCTCACAGTCTCCAGTGCAGTCGTCTTGTAAGTCATCGTCGCCACGTTCTCGATGATACTTGCAAGAGTATTGTCTTTCACCTTCACTCTCAGTCTAATCCGGAAACTCGAGCCTGCATTAAGACTGGCGATATCCAAGGTCACGGTATTGCCTGTTACATCAACAGTCATACCTGCCGGTACTTTGTCAAGGAAGCCAAGATATTCAAGACTTGCCGGCAGAACGTCGATTATGGTTATGTCTGAAGCTGCCTTGTTACCTACGTTAGCTCCGGAAATCGTGTAAACGACTTCGTCGCCGGCCTTGACTTCCTGCGGGGTGGCAGATTTGAAGAGAGTCAGCACGGCATCGTTATAGACCGTTGTGCGCGCCGCATTGTTGTGATCGAAAGCATTTACCGGATCGCTTGCCGAGTCAACATCAAGATAGACTGTGGCGGTGGTTCCGGCCGCAGCCGCGCTCGGCACCCTGTACCTGACTATGACGTACCTGAAGTCACCCGATGGTATCGGGATTGTTTCTTTCCAGAGCTCTTCACCGGGGTCAACGACGCCATTGCCATTTTCGTCGTAGAAGACTTCGATATTTTGCGGAGTAAATGTCGATGCGGTGTCGATATTCACAATCGTTTTGAAAGTATCGACAGTGTTTGCGAGATTGTCGATCCTGAACTGAAACTGCATAGTCTGTCCGGCGGCACCTGGTTGTTCTATTAGATCGGGTGTGACAAGTACCGAATAGACCGGTAGTACCGTGGTTATTACCTGGTTCGATAGGATTGTTCTGGTTACTCCCCTGCCATCGGTATATGTAGCCGCGGCCTGGTTCTTGATTTTGGTGCCGGCGGCAGGTGGTGCGGCAATCGCGGCAACAGCTATCATGACCGCGAGGAGCACCAGTAGAAGTTTCTTACTCATAAACTCACCTCCTGTGTGTTTTAATTGGACACCTTAACTCTGTAAAGCACTTTCAATATATCTGATGGCATAAACTGTCTTTCATAGACCCACATGATGTTTGTATAAGCCGTAGGATTGACCAATCTCCTTACTGCCATCCCCCCCCTCACTTCTTCAAAGAATAACGGTGGTTTTCCGAAAGTCTCCCCTCCATCGAAACTGAAGTAGAGCTCTAGTTCTCGACTCTCCCAGTCCAGATGTTCACGCTTCTCTCCAGTTGCGCTTCCCCTTATATAGAAAGTGCCTTCGGGGATCAATGCGATCATCTGGAGACCTTCGATCGTAGATTCCGATACGTTTTCATATGTGAGAACATAAAGAATCTCATCACCCGGAAAGACCTCGTCGGGTTCTTCGTATGTCTCTGTCGCACTCTGAGAATCCCAGACCTTATAACTTTCGATACTGACCTTTATAGGTTCCTCGTTGGCAAACCCCAGTAAAAAGAGTGCTGAAAGAAAAACGATTGTAAGGAAACACTTCTTCATCTGTATCCCCTCCCGATTATCTTCTAAGTTTCGTTTTGAATATAAGCCAGCCAGAGGAGCCTGGCTGCAACGCACCGAGTATCTTTGTGATATTAACCGTCAGAACTCCCCCCTCGCAGAAGGCCCAATCAAGATTAGCGTCGCCACCGTCTTCGGCGACCAGCAGATGCTCGCTGCCATCGACAGAGAGAATCACGTTACCGTGTGAACTGCCCATAGAATAACTGCTCTGAAGTAACTGCAAATCTCTATCCAGAGGATCGGTAATCACGACCGAAGGAATCGAAAGAGTTCCATTGTTGGCAAATGAGATCCTGTACTCGATTATCTCCCCGGGCTTTCCTTCAGATGACAATCCCCAGTCACCCGAGATCGAGAAATTGCGGGTCTCTTTGCGTATCGAGAGGCCCTCGGCTCCAACGGTAATTGTATCGTAAGTCTCGGCGCTATCGCTTCCCGCAGAATTAGACCAGTCTTGAACTGCCCTGACTTTTATTGCGTCGAACGTGCCGCTGATGGCTTCAGTGGGTATGTTGACTGTTAATCTAAAATAGTACCTTGCCGGAGACCTTGCGATATTGTTATCCCACAGACCCAGCACATTCCCTGCCGAATCGAGCTCATAAACAGCGATACTAAAGCCTTGAGATGAAATGGTCTCCAGAGAAACGCTACCATAAGTTGCAACGAACAGAGAATGATCGATACTGACGGTGCTTCCCGGAAGTCCCGAAACGGTGTTTATACCTTCGATGAGCAGTCTCTTCACATCTGCAAAATTGTTGAAGGCAAAAGAATCAACACTCGAGTTTATCGTTATAGTATTTCTCTCTTCAAGAGGGGCAGACCCGTCGCTATCATGGTCGCCCGTTGATGTATATGCCGGAAGATCCGTCTCTCTTATTACGATTGGATAGACAGGATCTCCGGAGACGAAGAATCTATAAAGACCGTCCTGGTCTGTGTATCTTGTAAATTTGTCCGAACCGTTTGTCAGTGTAACCAACACTCCCGGTATTCCCGCCTCTCCCGGATCTCTTGTAGCATTATTGGCCTGAGAGATGACGCCTGCACCGGTGTCATCGAAGACAAAACCTTTCACAATAAAACCTTTGAAATCACCGAAATCGGCCGTTTTGTTTACTGTATCTACTATCACTTCAACCCAGTTCGGAGTCGTGGATATGTATCCAACAGGATCAGATCCTTCAGTTGATGAATTGAAGAGATTCTGGGCGTCTTCCACAACTCTGAAAGTTCCCTGCGAAACATCGAAGCTATAAAAGCCTTCATTGTCCGTCTGAGTGTAAGACTGGAAAGTCCAGCCGCTTCCATCAAACTTCCAGAGCTTCAGCCTGACTCCCGCAATACCGGGTTCGGCATAGTCGCGGGTCCTGTTGAAATTGAGATCTTCATAGACGTAACCGCTGATCTTCAGACCCGAACCAACTGATTTATTCGGACCGAACTCGGAAGTACTGTAAGCAAAAATACCGAGAACGTTACTGAAGCTTTCGTGACGGGTTATAGCTGTTATGACTTTTGTGTCCTCAGAGACAGGGGAGACATTGCCCTCAAAGTTTCCCTGAGAATCTACTGTAAATGACCCGATATACTTTATTCCTTCACCGTAGTCCTCTCCCGAATAAGAGTCTCCGTCCCCTGCTCTTGCAGAGTATATCTCAACGACAGAACCGGCGAAGACTGCGCTGGGAGTGTTCTGACCTACAAATCCCTGAATAGACAGAGCGCTACCGCTTCGCGTTGCCAGAGCTATTACAGGGTGATCGATACCCGTATTACCATAGCTTTCATTGAGAAGCCCGTCGTTTGGATTCACACCCTCAATCATGTCCGAAGATGGCGCTCTGAGAAGATCAATCGCCAGGCCGCGATTATCACCAAAAGAGTTTAGCGAAAAGTCGCCATAACTTGAATCGCTGCTAACCCTTATACCGGAACCGCCAAAAGAGCCGTTGATGATTGACTTTCTGATAACCGCTCCCACAGAATCGTTGAGAGATATGGCCGAAGCGGTTGAATCGACGATCGTTGTATTCTCCAGAAGCGTCAGTTTGTCTCCCTGTGTATAGACACCGTTTCCGTGAGTCACGCCGGCGTGGCTTCCGCCATTCGCTTCTACGATAGAGTTTCTTAAAGTAACTGAACTCGCCGGAGAGACTATCGAAACGCCATTTCCGTCGGTTCCCGAAGGACCGATGCCGTTGTCCAGTACAATTACCCTGTTTACATCTATGGTATTTCCAGTCAGCAGAAGACCGGAGCCGTTGTAAGCGATATACGAGTCTTTTAGAGTTCCGCTTGCGTTGATAACCAGACCGTATCATCTGTTTAGATTGCTATCTTCAGGTCTAGATCCATCGGCTCTCGCCCCGCTCACAATATTATCAAGATTGAAGTTCTGGCCATTAATGATTACCGGAGCGGTAGCGTCGCCGACAGTGCCGCCACCGTTAAAGAAGGCGATGTTCTTCAACGAGAATCCTCCCGCGGTTGCCGAAGTTCTCAGAACATACTCTAGACCGTTACAGTCTATCTCGATCTCTTTGCCGTTGAGTTGGGGTATGGCAATTTTATCGATTCCGGCAAGACCGCCCCCAAAGTTTGAGACGTTACTGTTTATGATGTTCCCCTGCACAGTGTATACAGTGCCATCAATGGTTGTCTGGGTGTCGGTAATGTCCGGCAAGGCTGCCTGAGTCTGTATCGTCCACCAGCTGTTGCTTCCGAAAGATGAATTTTGAGGAGTCTGCATGACGAATCTCGCCGCATTGGCTCCGGCAATTGCATTTGAGTTCAGCACGAACTGTCGCAGCGTTCCCTGATTGCCGGCAACTCTGAAGCCATTATCTCCAGTGTCGTTAGTGTTGACAATCACGTTGAACGAGAAGCCATGATCGATCCCGCTTACGGATTGAGTGCTTTCCGAAAGGTCAACTGCAGACAAATGCTGAAAGGTGCTCTGACTGACGGACTTACTCCAGGTCGCGAATCTGTCTGAGATTGAGGGATCTAAACCGCCAAAGGCCTGTACATCATTGTAAGCACCGTCTTTGAACTCGCGTTTGAAGGTCTGTTCGGCCCAGGGAGTCGCAGGTGGAAATCCGGAATTGAGTGCTGTCGGAGCGACACTCTTCGAATCCACAACGACGTAGTATCTATATTGAGGCAAAGGTCCGAAAGAGTAGTTGCCATTGGAATCGGTATTAGTCTCCGCGACAAACACGTCACCATTACTGATCGCGTCGTTACCGTCGGCCTCTCTGTAAATTCTCACCCTAACGTTAGTCTTTGGCAGATCGACACCCGAAACAAAAGGCCCACCATTGTCTCCTCGGTCTTCAAAGGCTTTTCCGGAGACTGTCAGCGAGATACTGCTACAAGTATTTTCCAAGAGCGCTACTTCTCTGAGTTCGCCGCTATTGTACTGCACATACGAGTCCATTGTATTGCCTTGATCGTCTCTCACTACTGCCTTAATTATGTAGTCTCCCTGAGGAACCTGAGAATTATTCCACTGCAACCTCCAGGGGTTAAACTGGTCCACGGCCGTTGCGTCTCCGATCAAGACCCACTCGAAACCGTCGTCGGCAACTCCGTTACCGTTATAGTCAAAATAATAGTAGAACTTAACGCTTGTTACCGTCGAACGTATTACTCCTGAGACGGCGGTATGCGAATCGAGCACAAAAGCCTCGATCGTGGAAGGACCGCAGCCGGAAACGCTGATCCTGGATGTCAGAGGAATCTGCGAAATATGCCCACATGAATTCACAAGGTCTCCAAAGGGGATAGGTTTATTAAGAGCCATCGTATAGGTCCCCTG
This genomic interval carries:
- a CDS encoding family 16 glycoside hydrolase, producing MEKRLLFTMALFLTGVFSLSLAITSYVDPVGFPAPWPDNPSQPLASYEFNSLNDLIDYYPTNSWNVAGGILSLTASGERRAILDGNEGWGDYVVRSFGRITDGIQSGGSGYAIYVRATGTARNINAYAFQVDPGLGNKFALRKVTDGRESGVLASGTPAADFDWLEWHEVTIVAMGNTFTMFVDGIEVLRYTDSDNPFMNGRVGLRSWGPTQVEFDYVRVNESTSATNEWIPYTYSRDPIYDASGNTDNSNGGTSPRQEADFVSSHNLPAIQFFADCDNLMFRMVLAKNPLQLQGSGTPYKSSTWNILIDIDGDGYRDFAIELDGTDQGIAPDDIKVYFSTIKDQYLYDNDLIWKQDSAKHLISPTNADGEPGRPADWDRDPSPLVWDFGRTRVIKYVDPSLGTVYLLDIQVPLAALDATSRGGPKLTADDIFQLAFTTSSNTNNPLQKDLAFQGTYTMALNKPIPFGDLVNSCGHISQIPLTSRISVSGCGPSTIEAFVLDSHTAVSGVIRSTVTSVKFYYYFDYNGNGVADDGFEWVLIGDATAVDQFNPWRLQWNNSQVPQGDYIIKAVVRDDQGNTMDSYVQYNSGELREVALLENTCSSISLTVSGKAFEDRGDNGGPFVSGVDLPKTNVRVRIYREADGNDAISNGDVFVAETNTDSNGNYSFGPLPQYRYYVVVDSKSVAPTALNSGFPPATPWAEQTFKREFKDGAYNDVQAFGGLDPSISDRFATWSKSVSQSTFQHLSAVDLSESTQSVSGIDHGFSFNVIVNTNDTGDNGFRVAGNQGTLRQFVLNSNAIAGANAARFVMQTPQNSSFGSNSWWTIQTQAALPDITDTQTTIDGTVYTVQGNIINSNVSNFGGGLAGIDKIAIPQLNGKEIEIDCNGLEYVLRTSATAGGFSLKNIAFFNGGGTVGDATAPVIINGQNFNLDNIVSGARADGSRPEDSNLNR
- a CDS encoding SdrD B-like domain-containing protein yields the protein MTHGNGVYTQGDKLTLLENTTIVDSTASAISLNDSVGAVIRKSIINGSFGGSGIRVSSDSSYGDFSLNSFGDNRGLAIDLLRAPSSDMIEGVNPNDGLLNESYGNTGIDHPVIALATRSGSALSIQGFVGQNTPSAVFAGSVVEIYSARAGDGDSYSGEDYGEGIKYIGSFTVDSQGNFEGNVSPVSEDTKVITAITRHESFSNVLGIFAYSTSEFGPNKSVGSGLKISGYVYEDLNFNRTRDYAEPGIAGVRLKLWKFDGSGWTFQSYTQTDNEGFYSFDVSQGTFRVVEDAQNLFNSSTEGSDPVGYISTTPNWVEVIVDTVNKTADFGDFKGFIVKGFVFDDTGAGVISQANNATRDPGEAGIPGVLVTLTNGSDKFTRYTDQDGLYRFFVSGDPVYPIVIRETDLPAYTSTGDHDSDGSAPLEERNTITINSSVDSFAFNNFADVKRLLIEGINTVSGLPGSTVSIDHSLFVATYGSVSLETISSQGFSIAVYELDSAGNVLGLWDNNIARSPARYYFRLTVNIPTEAISGTFDAIKVRAVQDWSNSAGSDSAETYDTITVGAEGLSIRKETRNFSISGDWGLSSEGKPGEIIEYRISFANNGTLSIPSVVITDPLDRDLQLLQSSYSMGSSHGNVILSVDGSEHLLVAEDGGDANLDWAFCEGGVLTVNITKILGALQPGSSGWLIFKTKLRR